In the genome of Campylobacter helveticus, the window ATCTAAACCTAAAGAAAACGCTATTATAAGCTATTTTTTAAATCAGCATAAAAATGAAAAAATGCAGGAATTTTACGGGGCTTTATTTTTTGCTAAGAGTATTTCAAAAGAATTAAGAAATGATGTGAATCATTATGGTATCGCGCATTTAATTGCTATTAGTGGTTATCATATTGGACTTTTGTTTAGTTTAATCTTCTTTCTTCTAGCTCCACTTTATAGCTTTTTTCAAAAGCGTTATTTTCCCTACCGCAATTTAAGATTTGATTTGAGCATTTTTATTTTTATCTTGCTTTTTGCTTATGCGTATTTGATAGGCTTTGTGCCGAGCTTTACGCGTTCTTTGGTGATGGCACTTTTTGGGTTTTATTTACTCATTAAAAATATTAAAATTTTGAGCTTTTTTAACTTATTTTTATGTGTTTTAATCTGCATTAGTCTTTATCCAAATTTGCTTTTTAGTGTGGGATTTTTCTTTTCTGTTTTGGGGGTTTTTTATATTTTTTTATATTTACATCATTTTGCAAAATTCTTTAGCACTTTTGTGAATCTTGTTTTGGTCAATGTTTGGACTTTTTTGATGATGATTATCCCTGTGCTTTATTTTTTCCCGCTTATTTCTTATCAGCAGTTTTTGGCTATCTTTTTAAGTCTTATTTTTGTGCTTTTTTATCCTTTGGTTTTATTTCTACATCTCATAAATTTAGGTTTTGTGTTAGATGAAGTGCTGCTTAGTTTTTTCGCTTTTAAGTTCCATTCCACAAATTGTATTGTGCCTTTTTGGGCTTTTTGCACTTATCTTTTATTTAGTTTGCTTGGAATTCGTTTTAGAGCTTTGGCGTTTTTTTGCATTTTGCTTAATCTTATCCCCTTCATTTTCATTTAAAAAAAAGCAAATTTTAAGTCCAAAAAGATAAATCACCCAAGAAATATAAATCCAAATAAAAAAGAAAAGTATGGTCGAAAATGAGCCATAAACACTGGCATAAGTTTTATTATACACTATATAATAGACAAATAAATTTTTACCTATATACCAAATAGCCCCCGCACAAAAGGAAGTAAGGGCAAGATTTTTAAGACTTACTTGATGCAATGAACTTGAATATGAGATAAAAAATAAAGCCCAAATGATAACAAAGGGTAAAATTTCAAAAAAATTAAAACCTATGTGATAATCATCTAAAGTTTGCTGGATAAAAGAAGAAATGTAAAAACTAAGTCCTAGCCCAAGTGGCACAAGAGTAAGTAGTGTCCAATAAGAGCTAATGCTCGCCCAAAGTCCTTTTGGCTCACTTTGACTGATGCGATTTGCTACAAAATCATAACCCGAAAAGAAAGCAAGCGAAGTAAAAGCCATAGCGATAAGTCCCATTATGCCTAAATTTACACTATTTTTTAAAAAGGTGTCTAAATATCCAGCGACTAAGTCCTGCTGTGCGGGGATTAAAAAGGTGAAAATCACGCTTTTTGCTTTTTCATAATGCGCCTCAAAGCTTGGAATTTGCGTAAAGACAGAAAAACAGACAAATAAAATAGGAATGAGTGAAAGAATGGAATAAAAGCTAAGAGCTGCGGAATAATTTAAAATTTCTCTATCTCTTAAAGTTAGCAAAAGTTTGAAAATACGCTTCATTTAAATCCTTATTAGCAAAATTTAGTTAAAACCAGCCAAGTTTTTTCATTAAAGAGTAAGCTGTCATCGCTATCGAGGTGGCATAAACAAGAAGTAAAATTTTAAAATGTGAAGAAATTTGCATTTTTTCTATGATTTTAATCCCCATAAAAACGCCTATCATCGAGGCTATACCTACGATAAAACCTTTTTGTGCGAGTTCAAAATTGATGATGTTTGCATTGATGAAAGAAAGAAGTCCAGCAAAGGAAGCAAATACAACAAAAAAGAGAGAAATAGGCACGACTTTTTTGCTATCATACCCTAGAAAATAAGCCAAAATAGGGGCGATTAAAAGTCCTCCACCTATACCTAAAGATATGGCAAAAATTCCCGTAAAAGTTCCAGCGGCAAACAAAATGAAATTTTTAGAAAATTGACTTCTTTTTGCGTGATGTGTTGTGTTTTTAACCCCAAGGGCATATTTTAGAAAGAAAGCAAAACTTACACATAAAAATATCGCCGTTAGGGCAATATCACTAAGATGACTGACTAAAATTCCGCTAAAACTTGCCCCAAAAAGTCCGCCAAGTCCTATATAAATGCCATCTTTAAAATCAAGATTTTTCTTTTTATGATTAAGATAAGAGCCAAAAAGTGCCGCGAAAATCATCTGCACAACAGAAATTGCCACTGCGTGATGTGAGCTAACGCCTAAAGAAAGCATAGTTGGGACAATTATCATTCCTCCACCTATGCCAAAAAGCCCAGAAGCTATGCCAGAAATTATCCCCACTAAAAAATAGGGCAAATCTGTTAAATCCATCACCATCCTTTTATAAAATGAGGATTTTACAAAAAAGCAATTAAAATAGTCTTTAAATTTGTAGGATTACCTCAAAGCTTAGTGTGAAAATTTATACAGCGTAAAAGGGAAACTTAAACTAAGCAAAATTAAAGTTCTATTTAAGTATAATTCGCATTTTTGTGAGTCACTTTGCAAAAAAAGTATTTTCAAAATTTGGCATTTGTTTTGAAAATAGTTGGCTTAAGCCTCGCTCACAGGAAATAAAATGCGAATTTATTTAAGGAGCTTGACGATGAAAGTTAGACCTTCCGTTAAGAAGATGTGCGACAAGTGCAAGGTGGTGCGCCGTAAGGGCGTTGTTCGCATTATTTGCGAAAATCCAAAACATAAACAAAGACAAGGATAAATATGGCTCGTATTGCAGGTGTTGATTTACCAAAGAAAAAGAGGGTTGAGTATGGTTTGACATACATTTATGGTATAGGGCTTTTCACTTCAAGAAAGATTCTGGATAAAACAGGAATTTCTTATGATAAAAGGGTACATGAGTTAAGTGAAGATGAGGCAGCAGCTATCCGTAAAGAAATCCAAGAAAACTATATGGTTGAAGGGGATTTGAGAAAACAAGTAGCTATGGATATCAAGGCTTTGATGGATTTGGGAAGTTTTAGAGGCTTAAGACATAGAAAAGGTCTTCCTGTGCGTGGGCAAAAAACAAAAACTAATGCTAGAACACGCAAAGGCAAGAGAAAAACCGTAGGCGCGAAATCATAAGGATAGAGAATGGCAAAAAGAAAAATCGTAAAGAAAAAAATCGTAAAGAAAAATATAGCCAAAGGCATCGTTTATATCAGTGCGACTTTTAATAATACTATGGTTACTGTTACTGATGAGATGGGAAATGCTATCGCTTGGGCGAGTGCGGGAGGATTAGGCTTTAAAGGTTCTAAAAAATCAACTCCTTACGCAGCACAACAAGCCGTAGAAAGTGCTTTAACTAAGGCAAAAGAACACGGCATTAAAGAAGTGGGCATTAAAGTGCAAGGACCGGGAAGTGGTAGAGAAACTGCTGTTAAAAGCGTAGGTGCTATGGAGGGTATAAAAGTTATTTTCTTAAAAGACATTACTCCACTAGCTCACAATGGCTGCAGACCACCTAAACGCCGCCGCGTCTAAGAATAAATTTAGGAGAATAATATGGCAAGATATAGAGGACCAGTAGAGAAATTAGAAAGACGCTTTGGAGTAAGCCTTGCATTAAAGGGCGAGAGAAGATTAGCGGGTAAGAGTGCGCTTGATAAGCGTCCTTATGCACCGGGTCAGCACGGAGCAAGAAGAGGCAAAATAAGCGAGTATGGACTTCAATTAAGAGAAAAGCAAAAAGCAAAATTTATGTATGGTGTGAGTGAAAAGCAGTTTAGAAGGCTTTTTGCCGAAGCGGCTAGAAAAGATGGCAATACAGGGGTTTTACTTATCCAACTTTTAGAGCAAAGACTTGATAATGTCGTTTATAGAATGGGCTTTGCAACAACACGCCGTTTTGCAAGACAACTTGTAACACACGGACATATTTTAGTTAATGGCAGAAGGGTGGATATCCCAAGTTTTAGAGTTGAGGCGGGAGCTAAGATTGAAATTGCGGAAAAAAGTAAAAATAACCCTCAAATTTCAAGAGCGATTGATTTAACGGCTCAAACAGGTATAGTGGCTTGGGTTGATGTGGAAAAAGATAAGAGATATGGAATTTTCACAAGAAAACCAGAAAGAGAAGAGGTAATCATTCCTGTTGAGGAAAGATTTATTGTTGAGCTTTATTCTAAGTAAGAAGGGGCAGATATGAGACATATAACAACATCTGCTTATACACCGACTGAATTTACCATAGAAAGTTTGAGTGATACAAGTGCTAAGATTAGCGCTTGGCCTTTTGAAATAGGCTATGGCATTACTTTGGCACACCCTCTACGCCGTTTGCTTTATACTAGCACGGTAGGTTATGCGCCTACAGCTATTCACATTGATGGTGTTGCGCACGAATTTGATAGTATGCGTGGTATGCTTGAGGATGTCGCACTTTTTATCATTAATCTTAAAAAACTTCGCTTTAAGCTTAAAAGCGATAGTGATAAAGAAGTTGTTGAATTTTATTTTAAGGGACCAAAGGAAATTCACGGCAGAGATTTGGACAATGAGCAAGTGAGTGTTGTCAATGAGGACGCTTATTTAGCTACTATCAATGAGGACGCTGAGCTTAAATTTACGCTTATTATAGAAAAAGGGATAGGCTATGTGCCAAGCGAGGAGATTAAAGAGCTTTTAAATGATGACAAATTTATAGCTCTTGATGCTTTTTTCACCCCTATAAGAGAGGCGACTTATGATATAGAAAAGGTATTATTTGAAGATAATCCTGATTATGAAAAGGTGGTTTTAACCATCACAACAGACGGGCAAATCACTCCAAATGAAGCTTTTCAAAATGCTTTGGAGGCGATGTATAAGCAATTAAGCGTGTTTGATAAAATTACTAATGTTAGAAGTATGATTAAAACACAAGCGAGTAACAACGAGCTTGAAAATACTAAGCTTCTTCAAAACATTACGGATTTAAATTTGAGTGCTAGAAGCTATAATTGTCTTGAAAAAGCTGGAGTTGTTTATATAGGTGAGTTGGCTCTTATGAGTGTAAATGAACTAGCTGGACTTAAAAATTTAGGTAAGAAATCTTTAGATGAAATTAAGAGTGTTATGGAGAGCATAGGCTTTGCAGTTGGCACTTCTAAATTGAGTGATAATAAAGATTTGCTTAAGAAAAAAATTGAAGAACTCAAAGGATAAATAATGAGACATAAACACGGATATAGAAAACTTGGTAGAACTTCATCGCATCGCGCAGCTTTGTTAAAGAATTTAACCATAGCTCTTGTTAATAGTGGCAAAATCGAAACAACCTTGCCTAAAGCTAAAGAGTTAAGAGGTTATGTTGAAAGACTGATAACTAGAGCTAGAGAGGGTGATTTTAACGCACATAGAGCCGTTTTTGCTTCTTTGCAAGATAAATATGCGACAAACAAACTTGTTAATGAAATTGCTCCGCAA includes:
- the rplQ gene encoding 50S ribosomal protein L17, yielding MRHKHGYRKLGRTSSHRAALLKNLTIALVNSGKIETTLPKAKELRGYVERLITRAREGDFNAHRAVFASLQDKYATNKLVNEIAPQFKDRKGGYTRIIKTRIRRGDAAEMAFIEFVA
- the rpmJ gene encoding 50S ribosomal protein L36, which codes for MKVRPSVKKMCDKCKVVRRKGVVRIICENPKHKQRQG
- the rpsM gene encoding 30S ribosomal protein S13 → MARIAGVDLPKKKRVEYGLTYIYGIGLFTSRKILDKTGISYDKRVHELSEDEAAAIRKEIQENYMVEGDLRKQVAMDIKALMDLGSFRGLRHRKGLPVRGQKTKTNARTRKGKRKTVGAKS
- a CDS encoding YihY/virulence factor BrkB family protein, which codes for MKRIFKLLLTLRDREILNYSAALSFYSILSLIPILFVCFSVFTQIPSFEAHYEKAKSVIFTFLIPAQQDLVAGYLDTFLKNSVNLGIMGLIAMAFTSLAFFSGYDFVANRISQSEPKGLWASISSYWTLLTLVPLGLGLSFYISSFIQQTLDDYHIGFNFFEILPFVIIWALFFISYSSSLHQVSLKNLALTSFCAGAIWYIGKNLFVYYIVYNKTYASVYGSFSTILFFFIWIYISWVIYLFGLKICFFLNENEGDKIKQNAKKRQSSKTNSKQTK
- a CDS encoding DNA-directed RNA polymerase subunit alpha, yielding MRHITTSAYTPTEFTIESLSDTSAKISAWPFEIGYGITLAHPLRRLLYTSTVGYAPTAIHIDGVAHEFDSMRGMLEDVALFIINLKKLRFKLKSDSDKEVVEFYFKGPKEIHGRDLDNEQVSVVNEDAYLATINEDAELKFTLIIEKGIGYVPSEEIKELLNDDKFIALDAFFTPIREATYDIEKVLFEDNPDYEKVVLTITTDGQITPNEAFQNALEAMYKQLSVFDKITNVRSMIKTQASNNELENTKLLQNITDLNLSARSYNCLEKAGVVYIGELALMSVNELAGLKNLGKKSLDEIKSVMESIGFAVGTSKLSDNKDLLKKKIEELKG
- a CDS encoding ComEC/Rec2 family competence protein, with translation MLLRNSFLTSLKEFLFLILACGLIFLFNVTLEYQKFLNFKEQKHFFIKEAKLENIYAKFKKNGKKYFVLKLKARDFNFYTTTYKDLNLSKNELLSLKIINEDVNFKDYLAKSFYAPSYDFEILSKPKENAIISYFLNQHKNEKMQEFYGALFFAKSISKELRNDVNHYGIAHLIAISGYHIGLLFSLIFFLLAPLYSFFQKRYFPYRNLRFDLSIFIFILLFAYAYLIGFVPSFTRSLVMALFGFYLLIKNIKILSFFNLFLCVLICISLYPNLLFSVGFFFSVLGVFYIFLYLHHFAKFFSTFVNLVLVNVWTFLMMIIPVLYFFPLISYQQFLAIFLSLIFVLFYPLVLFLHLINLGFVLDEVLLSFFAFKFHSTNCIVPFWAFCTYLLFSLLGIRFRALAFFCILLNLIPFIFI
- the rpsK gene encoding 30S ribosomal protein S11, which produces MAKRKIVKKKIVKKNIAKGIVYISATFNNTMVTVTDEMGNAIAWASAGGLGFKGSKKSTPYAAQQAVESALTKAKEHGIKEVGIKVQGPGSGRETAVKSVGAMEGIKVIFLKDITPLAHNGCRPPKRRRV
- the rpsD gene encoding 30S ribosomal protein S4, whose protein sequence is MARYRGPVEKLERRFGVSLALKGERRLAGKSALDKRPYAPGQHGARRGKISEYGLQLREKQKAKFMYGVSEKQFRRLFAEAARKDGNTGVLLIQLLEQRLDNVVYRMGFATTRRFARQLVTHGHILVNGRRVDIPSFRVEAGAKIEIAEKSKNNPQISRAIDLTAQTGIVAWVDVEKDKRYGIFTRKPEREEVIIPVEERFIVELYSK
- a CDS encoding sulfite exporter TauE/SafE family protein gives rise to the protein MDLTDLPYFLVGIISGIASGLFGIGGGMIIVPTMLSLGVSSHHAVAISVVQMIFAALFGSYLNHKKKNLDFKDGIYIGLGGLFGASFSGILVSHLSDIALTAIFLCVSFAFFLKYALGVKNTTHHAKRSQFSKNFILFAAGTFTGIFAISLGIGGGLLIAPILAYFLGYDSKKVVPISLFFVVFASFAGLLSFINANIINFELAQKGFIVGIASMIGVFMGIKIIEKMQISSHFKILLLVYATSIAMTAYSLMKKLGWF